In one window of Macadamia integrifolia cultivar HAES 741 chromosome 2, SCU_Mint_v3, whole genome shotgun sequence DNA:
- the LOC122057099 gene encoding putative pectinesterase 11 has product MVQIIHIGFKKMEIQQVRACACVLLVAIVSSSLITSSGATNSTNWSTALLIKVDQSGNGDFKKIQDAIDVVPSNNSDNVFIWIKPGIYREKIVIPEDKPFITLSGSKASTTIITENGYGNIFESATLSILATDFVARSLTIENTYGSGNKAVALRVSADKAAFYGCKILSYQDTLLDDTGRHYYNNSYIEGATDFICGNAASLFENCHLHSLSKGTGAITAQRRESPSENTGFTFLGCKITGMGSCVLGRPWGAYSRVVFAMTYMSSSVLSQGWDDWGRSSTHSTVYYGEYKDYGPGAASSGRVKWSRRLSAAEAKPFLSKDMIGGKDWLRPVPTHFKRPYYIISNK; this is encoded by the exons ATGGTACAAATAATACACATTGGTTTTAAGAAAATGGAGATTCAACAAGTTCGTGCTTGTGCTTGTGTTCTCTTAGTTGCCATAGTTTCCTCTTCTCTCATTACTTCTTCTGGTGCAACTAATTCCACAAATTGGTCTACTGCTCTTCTAATCAAAGTCGATCAATCCGGAAATGGCGATTTTAAGAAGATACAAGATGCTATTGATGTTGTACCATCTAATAACTCTGACAATGTCTTCATATGGATTAAGCCAGGAATCTACAG AGAAAAAATAGTGATTCCAGAGGATAAACCCTTCATAACATTGAGTGGATCCAAGGCGAGTACTACCATAATAACGGAGAATGGCTACGGCAACATATTTGAGTCTGCTACTCTCTCTATATTGGCTACTGACTTTGTAGCCCGATCTCTTACAATAGAG AACACATACGGTTCTGGCAACAAAGCAGTGGCATTGAGGGTATCAGCAGACAAAGCAGCATTTTATGGGTGCAAGATACTCTCTTATCAAGATACCCTCCTTGATGACACAGGAAGACATTATTACAACAACTCTTACATCGAAGGTGCCACTGATTTCATCTGTGGAAACGCTGCTTCTCTTTTTGaa AATTGTCATCTACATTCACTATCGAAAGGAACTGGGGCAATCACGGCCCAACGCAGGGAATCACCTTCAGAGAACACTGGGTTCACATTCTTGGGTTGCAAGATCACCGGAATGGGCAGCTGCGTCTTAGGAAGGCCATGGGGTGCTTACTCTAGGGTGGTGTTTGCCATGACTTACATGTCTAGCTCTGTACTGTCTCAGGGTTGGGACGACTGGGGTCGTTCATCCACACACAG TACGGTGTACTATGGGGAGTATAAGGATTATGGACCTGGAGCAGCTTCATCAGGAAGGGTTAAATGGTCGCGAAGGCTTTCAGCTGCGGAGGCCAAACCTTTCTTGAGTAAGGATATGATCGGTGGAAAGGATTGGCTTAGACCTGTACCTACCCATTTCAAGAGACCTTATTACATCATCTCCAATAAGTAA
- the LOC122057109 gene encoding putative glucose-6-phosphate 1-epimerase — protein sequence MATNSMVSSILPITSINHRRRNRSTGLTLSCSQQEASSLGVQLTEGEGKLPKILLKSAHGCEAEIYLFGGCVTSWKVASDKDLLFVRPDAKFDGKKPISGGIPHCFPQFGPGQIQQHGFARNMNWSIVDFSNVEGNPIVTLELRDAPYSRSMWDFSFQALYTVTLNPNSLSTELMIKNTDTKPFSFNTALHTYFRGDITRVSVKALKGCKTLNKDPDPNNPVEGIEDRDEITFPGFVDCVYLNAPSEIEFDNGLGDTISLKNTNWSDCVLWNPHLGMEHCYKDFVCVENAKIGKVQLEPEQSWVAEQHLSIN from the exons ATGGCGACGAATTCCATGGTCTCTTCAATTCTGCCCATAACTTCCATAAACCATAGACGACGAAACCG ATCTACTGGTCTTACTCTTTCATGTTCACAACAAGAAGCTTCTTCTTTGGGTGTTCAGCTTACTGAAGGAGAGGGGAAATTACCCAAGATTTTGCTGAAGTCTGCTCATGGTTG TGAGGCTGAGATTTATCTCTTCGGTGGTTGTGTCACATCATGGAAAGTTGCAAGTGACAAGGATCTCCTTTTTGTGCGGCCAGATGCTAAATTTGATGGTAAAAAACCTATCAG TGGAGGCATCCCACATTGTTTCCCACAGTTTGGACCTGGCCAAATACAGCAG cATGGGTTTGCAAGGAACATGAACTGGTCCATTGTTGATTTTTCCAATGTGGAGGGAAATCCCATAGTAACTCTGGAGCTCAGGGATGCTCCTTACAGCCGTTCTATGTGGGATTTCAGCTTCCAAGCTTTATACACG GTCACATTGAATCCGAATAGCCTTTCAACAGAGCTGATGATAAAGAATACAGATACTAAGCCCTTTTCATTTAATACTGCATTGCACACTTATTTTCGT GGTGATATAACACGGGTATCAGTAAAAGCTCTCAAGGGCTGCAAAACACTGAACAAGGATCCAGACCCCAATAATCCTGTGGAAGGCATTGAGGACAG GGATGAGATCACTTTTCCAGGATTTGTGGATTGCGTTTACCTCAATGCCCCCAGTGAGATAGAATTTGACAATGGATTGGGTGACACAATATCCCTTAAGAATACCAA TTGGTCAGATTGTGTTCTGTGGAACCCTCATTTGGGGATGGAACACTGCTACAAGGATTTTGTCTGTGTTGAAAATGCCAAG ATTGGAAAAGTTCAACTTGAACCCGAGCAGTCATGGGTAGCAGAGCAGCATCTTAGCATTAACTGA